The following proteins are encoded in a genomic region of Pseudoxanthomonas suwonensis 11-1:
- a CDS encoding C40 family peptidase, whose amino-acid sequence MTTEAWAQRPQAANAARIRRASRFVYLICLALPAAPLFAAPAPVEPEPLVPATELAIPVPAEAIPAAAKAPQVAAAQSAGLRGKADAAASATLAALLPHLSRNDGMLLDRSANFAGDMNRLLNDSQPQPAGKLEQVVKSAMGLLGTPYRWGGSGPDGFDCSGLVSYVFRSALGIELPRASRDMAAKSDGKLIASRDELSPGDLVFFGQRGRVNHVGIYVGSGQFLHAPSRGKDVRVDTLASGYWGSRFLQARRVEI is encoded by the coding sequence GTGACGACAGAAGCCTGGGCCCAGCGCCCGCAAGCCGCCAACGCCGCCCGCATCCGCCGGGCGTCCCGGTTCGTATACCTGATCTGCCTCGCCCTTCCGGCCGCCCCGCTGTTTGCAGCCCCGGCGCCGGTCGAGCCGGAACCGTTGGTCCCGGCCACCGAGCTGGCCATCCCCGTCCCGGCCGAAGCGATCCCGGCCGCGGCCAAGGCTCCCCAGGTCGCCGCGGCCCAGTCCGCCGGCCTGCGCGGCAAGGCCGACGCCGCCGCCAGCGCCACCCTCGCCGCCCTGCTGCCGCACCTCTCGCGCAACGACGGCATGCTGCTGGACCGCTCGGCCAACTTCGCCGGCGACATGAACCGCCTGCTCAACGACAGCCAGCCGCAGCCGGCCGGCAAGCTCGAGCAGGTGGTGAAGTCGGCGATGGGCCTGCTGGGTACCCCGTACCGCTGGGGTGGCTCGGGTCCGGACGGCTTCGACTGCAGCGGCCTGGTCAGCTACGTGTTCCGCAGCGCCCTGGGCATCGAGCTGCCGCGTGCCTCGCGCGACATGGCCGCCAAGTCCGACGGCAAGCTGATCGCCAGCCGCGATGAGCTGAGCCCGGGCGACCTGGTGTTCTTCGGCCAGCGCGGCCGGGTCAACCACGTCGGCATCTACGTCGGCAGCGGCCAGTTCCTGCATGCGCCCAGCCGTGGCAAGGACGTCCGCGTGGACACCCTGGCCTCCGGCTACTGGGGCAGCCGTTTCCTGCAGGCGCGCCGGGTCGAGATCTGA
- a CDS encoding C40 family peptidase, which translates to MAWSALAAVLLAAGCGGGKATRPSGTKAPAQARHWPQVKPANPAAANAVTLRALSLVGTPYRYGGNTPEAGFDCSGLVNYVYRDMLDLRLPRSSRELAEVQGPKVAPEKLAAGDLVFFGSGRQVNHVGIYVGEGRFVHAPTTGGTVRLDHLDGYYWRDHYSGARRVLH; encoded by the coding sequence GTGGCCTGGAGCGCCCTGGCCGCGGTGCTGCTGGCCGCCGGCTGCGGCGGCGGCAAGGCGACCCGTCCCTCGGGGACCAAGGCCCCGGCCCAGGCCCGGCACTGGCCGCAGGTGAAGCCGGCCAACCCCGCCGCGGCCAACGCCGTGACCCTGCGCGCCCTGAGCCTGGTCGGCACCCCCTACCGCTACGGCGGCAACACCCCGGAGGCCGGCTTCGACTGCAGCGGCCTGGTCAATTACGTGTACCGGGACATGCTCGACCTGCGCCTGCCCCGCAGTTCGCGCGAGCTGGCCGAGGTCCAGGGACCGAAGGTGGCACCGGAGAAGCTTGCCGCCGGCGACCTGGTGTTCTTCGGCAGCGGCCGCCAGGTGAACCATGTCGGGATCTACGTGGGCGAAGGCCGTTTCGTGCATGCCCCGACCACCGGCGGGACCGTGCGGCTGGACCATCTGGACGGCTATTACTGGCGCGATCACTACTCCGGGGCGCGCCGGGTACTTCATTGA
- a CDS encoding FKBP-type peptidyl-prolyl cis-trans isomerase: protein MKIEKDRVVRFHYTVSEVGQEPLESSKEREPIAILIGHGNIIPGLEQAMMDKEAGASFSVDVPAAEAYGERRDGLSQRIPKKHFGNTKLAPGMQVVLQTNFGPRAVTVQKVGMSVVDVDLNHPMAGKDLHFDVEIVEVREASAEEVEHGHVHGDGGHHH, encoded by the coding sequence ATGAAGATCGAAAAAGACCGCGTCGTCCGTTTCCACTACACCGTCTCCGAAGTCGGCCAGGAGCCGCTTGAGAGCTCGAAGGAGCGTGAGCCGATCGCGATCCTCATCGGCCACGGCAACATCATCCCCGGCCTGGAGCAGGCGATGATGGACAAGGAAGCCGGCGCCAGCTTCAGCGTCGACGTGCCGGCCGCCGAGGCCTACGGCGAGCGTCGCGACGGCCTGAGCCAGCGCATTCCCAAGAAGCATTTCGGCAACACCAAGCTGGCCCCGGGCATGCAGGTCGTCCTGCAGACCAACTTCGGCCCGCGCGCCGTGACCGTCCAGAAGGTCGGCATGAGCGTGGTCGACGTGGACCTCAACCACCCGATGGCGGGCAAGGACCTGCACTTCGACGTGGAGATCGTCGAGGTGCGCGAGGCCAGCGCCGAGGAAGTCGAGCACGGCCACGTGCACGGCGACGGTGGCCATCACCACTGA
- a CDS encoding ribonuclease HII codes for MSRRALRIARSFMPEGADGGLFPIDRKQLRVAGVDEAGRGPLAGPVAVAAVVLDPRRRIRGLDDSKKLSHAQREDLYPRIVERALAWHVELVPVDEIDRLNILQATLEGMRRCVLALGEHAQLARIDGNMLPRSLPCMAEAIIGGDALEPAIMAASILAKVSRDRLMCQLHEEFPVYGFAEHKGYATPAHLAALASHGPCVHHRRSFAPVRQAAGEPVAEGDAAMVAGDLALA; via the coding sequence ATGAGCCGGCGCGCGCTCCGGATCGCCCGCAGCTTCATGCCCGAAGGCGCCGACGGCGGGCTGTTCCCGATCGACCGCAAGCAGCTGCGCGTGGCCGGCGTGGACGAGGCCGGGCGCGGCCCGCTGGCCGGACCGGTGGCGGTGGCGGCGGTGGTGCTGGACCCGCGCCGCCGCATCCGCGGCCTGGACGACTCCAAGAAGCTCAGCCACGCCCAGCGCGAGGATCTGTACCCGCGCATCGTCGAGCGCGCGCTGGCCTGGCACGTGGAACTGGTCCCGGTCGACGAGATCGACCGCCTGAACATCCTCCAGGCGACCCTGGAAGGCATGCGCCGCTGCGTCCTCGCGCTGGGCGAACACGCCCAGCTGGCGCGGATCGACGGCAACATGCTGCCGCGCTCGTTGCCGTGCATGGCCGAGGCGATCATCGGCGGCGACGCCCTGGAGCCGGCGATCATGGCCGCCTCGATCCTGGCAAAGGTCAGCCGCGACCGGCTGATGTGCCAGCTGCACGAGGAATTCCCGGTCTACGGCTTCGCCGAGCACAAGGGCTACGCCACCCCGGCGCACCTGGCGGCGCTGGCCAGCCACGGCCCCTGCGTGCACCACCGCCGCAGCTTCGCGCCGGTGCGCCAGGCCGCCGGCGAGCCGGTGGCCGAGGGTGACGCGGCGATGGTCGCCGGGGACCTGGCCCTGGCCTGA
- the lpxB gene encoding lipid-A-disaccharide synthase has protein sequence MHGASVHAPGLRGGNPPRILLVAGEASGDGLGAGLVEALRQRYPDALFAGVGGDAMRNAGVETWHDASELAVMGLAEVLRHLPRLLRLRRELRERALAWRPDVVIGIDAPDFNLAVERWFRERGIPTVHYVSPSVWAWREKRAEKIGASADRVLCLFPMEPPIYARHGVDARFVGHPMADAMPLHPDRAAARARLGLPADAPVLAVLPGSRLGEINRLGGIFLHAAWQASEAIPALHVAIPAAGDAARGLLQEQLKRSPIRSAQTHLYDGQARDVLAAADVVLLASGTATLETMLSKRPMVVGYRVAPLTYRLVKALGLLKVDRYALPNILAGKDLAPELMQDDCTPEALSAAVLHWLDNPAAVQALQPEYERLHLELRRDASASAAAAIAELLGPRDGATGEATA, from the coding sequence ATGCACGGCGCTTCCGTCCACGCCCCCGGCCTGCGCGGCGGCAACCCGCCACGGATCCTGCTGGTCGCCGGCGAGGCCTCCGGCGACGGCCTCGGCGCCGGCCTGGTCGAGGCCCTGCGCCAGCGCTACCCGGATGCGTTGTTCGCCGGCGTCGGCGGCGATGCCATGCGCAATGCCGGGGTCGAGACCTGGCACGACGCCAGCGAGCTGGCGGTGATGGGCCTGGCCGAGGTGCTGCGCCACCTCCCGCGCCTGCTGAGGTTGCGCCGCGAGCTGCGCGAGCGCGCCCTGGCCTGGCGCCCGGACGTGGTGATCGGCATCGATGCCCCGGACTTCAACCTGGCCGTGGAACGCTGGTTCCGCGAGCGCGGCATCCCCACCGTGCACTACGTCAGTCCCTCGGTCTGGGCCTGGCGCGAGAAGCGCGCGGAGAAGATCGGCGCCAGCGCCGACCGGGTGCTGTGCCTGTTCCCGATGGAGCCGCCGATCTACGCTCGCCACGGCGTGGACGCGCGCTTCGTCGGCCACCCCATGGCCGATGCCATGCCGCTGCATCCGGACCGTGCCGCGGCCCGCGCCCGCCTGGGCCTGCCGGCCGATGCACCGGTGCTGGCGGTCCTGCCCGGCAGCCGCCTGGGCGAGATCAACCGCCTGGGCGGGATCTTCCTGCATGCCGCCTGGCAGGCCAGCGAGGCGATCCCGGCCCTGCACGTGGCCATTCCCGCCGCCGGCGACGCCGCGCGCGGGCTGCTGCAGGAGCAGCTGAAGCGCTCGCCCATCCGCTCGGCGCAGACACATCTATATGACGGCCAGGCCCGCGACGTGCTGGCCGCAGCCGACGTGGTCCTGCTGGCTTCCGGCACCGCCACCCTGGAAACCATGCTGTCCAAGCGGCCGATGGTGGTCGGTTACCGGGTCGCGCCGCTGACCTACCGCCTCGTCAAGGCGCTGGGCCTGCTCAAGGTCGACCGCTACGCCCTGCCCAACATCCTCGCCGGCAAGGACCTGGCCCCGGAGCTGATGCAGGACGACTGCACGCCCGAGGCCCTGTCCGCGGCGGTGCTGCACTGGCTCGACAATCCCGCCGCGGTGCAAGCCCTGCAGCCGGAATACGAGCGCCTGCACCTGGAGCTGCGCCGCGACGCCTCGGCCTCGGCGGCGGCGGCGATCGCCGAGCTGCTGGGGCCGCGCGATGGCGCGACCGGGGAAGCCACGGCATGA
- the lpxA gene encoding acyl-ACP--UDP-N-acetylglucosamine O-acyltransferase, with protein MNDKAQIHPTAVIDPAARLGEGVSVGAFTVVGPEVEIGDGCQIGPHCSFTGPTRIGSGNRFIGHCAIGGEPQDKKFAGERTELVIGDRNVFREFVTVNRGTGNGGGITRMGDDNWLLAYSHVAHDCIVGNNCVFSNNTTLAGHVTVGDWVIISGFAGAHQFCRIGDHAFLGMGALVNGDVPPFTMVGGNSLGRPRGINSEGLKRRGFDAERIAAIKRAYRTLYVAGLPLAEAREQLGVQAESSDDVRQLLDFIDGGERPLLR; from the coding sequence ATGAACGACAAGGCCCAGATCCACCCCACCGCGGTCATCGATCCCGCCGCCCGCCTGGGCGAGGGCGTGAGCGTCGGCGCCTTCACCGTGGTCGGCCCGGAGGTCGAGATCGGCGACGGCTGCCAGATCGGCCCGCACTGCAGCTTCACCGGCCCGACCCGGATCGGCAGCGGCAACCGCTTCATCGGCCACTGCGCCATCGGCGGCGAGCCGCAGGACAAGAAGTTCGCCGGCGAGCGCACCGAGCTGGTGATCGGCGACCGCAACGTGTTCCGCGAGTTCGTCACCGTCAACCGCGGCACCGGCAACGGCGGCGGCATCACCCGCATGGGCGACGACAACTGGCTGCTGGCCTACAGCCACGTCGCCCACGACTGCATCGTCGGCAACAACTGCGTGTTCTCCAACAACACCACCCTGGCCGGCCACGTCACCGTGGGCGACTGGGTGATCATCAGCGGCTTCGCCGGCGCCCACCAGTTCTGCCGGATCGGCGACCACGCCTTCCTCGGCATGGGCGCGCTGGTCAACGGCGACGTGCCGCCGTTCACCATGGTCGGCGGCAACTCGCTGGGCCGCCCGCGCGGCATCAACAGCGAAGGCCTCAAGCGCCGCGGCTTCGATGCCGAGCGCATCGCCGCGATCAAGCGCGCCTACCGCACGCTGTACGTGGCCGGCCTGCCGCTGGCCGAGGCGCGCGAGCAGCTGGGCGTGCAGGCCGAATCCAGCGACGACGTGCGCCAGCTGCTGGACTTCATCGACGGCGGCGAGCGCCCGCTGCTGCGCTGA
- the fabZ gene encoding 3-hydroxyacyl-ACP dehydratase FabZ, translating to MNETVQLPIDVTTIRTLIPHRYPFLLVDRVDELDIEGKRIVCRKNVSINEPFFMGHFPGQPIMPGVLIIEALAQAGGVLTQLTMGRDAQSKLFYMVKVENARFSKQVVPGDVLELHVSVKRVIRNMAVYYGEAKVDGEVVACAEVLCAGTRE from the coding sequence ATGAACGAAACCGTGCAGTTGCCCATCGACGTCACCACCATCCGGACGCTGATCCCGCACCGCTATCCGTTCCTGCTGGTCGACCGCGTCGACGAGCTGGACATCGAGGGCAAGCGCATCGTCTGCCGCAAGAACGTCTCGATCAACGAGCCGTTCTTCATGGGCCATTTCCCCGGCCAGCCGATCATGCCCGGCGTGCTGATCATCGAGGCGCTGGCCCAGGCCGGCGGCGTCCTGACCCAGCTGACCATGGGCCGCGACGCGCAGTCCAAGCTGTTCTACATGGTCAAGGTCGAGAACGCGCGCTTCAGCAAGCAGGTCGTCCCCGGCGACGTGCTGGAGCTGCACGTCTCGGTCAAGCGGGTGATCCGCAACATGGCCGTGTACTACGGCGAGGCCAAGGTCGACGGCGAAGTCGTGGCCTGCGCCGAAGTGCTGTGCGCCGGCACCCGCGAGTGA
- the lpxD gene encoding UDP-3-O-(3-hydroxymyristoyl)glucosamine N-acyltransferase, with protein sequence MDHPEFTAAALAERFSLQLQGDGATVVRGVATLASAGPGQLAFLANPRYRSQLADTGASVVVVRADDAASVQGTALVARDPYVAFARISALFEKLPARAPGIHPSAAIDPTAEVSPDAHVGPFVSIGARSKVATGCVIGPGCVIGDDCELGEGCELQARVTLYTRVRLGKRVRILPGAVLGAAGFGLAMDAGQWVNVPQLGGVVVGDDCEIGANSCIDRGALDDTVLEEDVRIDNLVQIGHNVRIGAHTAMAGCSAAAGSAKIGRYCLVGGGAGILGHLEVTDKVLVTSMSLVTHSIREPGEYSSGTPLTDNRTWRKNAARFKQLDALARRVNASTQGSPE encoded by the coding sequence ATGGACCATCCCGAATTCACCGCCGCCGCCCTGGCCGAGCGCTTCTCGCTGCAGCTGCAGGGCGATGGCGCCACCGTCGTGCGCGGCGTCGCCACCCTGGCCAGCGCCGGCCCCGGCCAGCTGGCCTTCCTCGCCAATCCGCGCTACCGCAGCCAGCTGGCCGATACCGGCGCTTCGGTGGTGGTGGTGCGCGCCGACGATGCCGCCTCCGTGCAGGGCACCGCGCTGGTCGCGCGCGATCCGTACGTGGCCTTCGCCCGCATCTCGGCCCTGTTCGAGAAGCTGCCGGCGCGCGCGCCGGGCATCCATCCCAGCGCCGCGATCGACCCGACCGCCGAAGTCTCGCCGGATGCGCACGTCGGCCCGTTCGTCTCCATCGGCGCGCGCTCGAAGGTCGCGACCGGCTGCGTGATCGGCCCCGGCTGCGTGATCGGCGACGACTGCGAGCTGGGCGAAGGCTGCGAGCTGCAGGCCCGCGTCACCCTCTACACCCGCGTCCGCCTGGGCAAGCGCGTGCGCATCCTGCCCGGCGCGGTGCTCGGCGCGGCCGGCTTCGGCCTGGCCATGGACGCCGGCCAGTGGGTCAACGTGCCGCAGCTGGGCGGCGTGGTGGTCGGCGACGACTGCGAGATCGGCGCCAACAGCTGCATCGACCGCGGCGCACTGGACGACACCGTCCTCGAGGAGGACGTGCGCATCGACAACCTGGTCCAGATCGGCCACAACGTGCGCATCGGCGCGCATACCGCGATGGCCGGCTGCTCGGCGGCCGCCGGCAGTGCGAAGATCGGCCGCTACTGCCTGGTCGGCGGCGGCGCCGGCATCCTCGGCCACCTGGAGGTGACCGACAAGGTGCTGGTCACGTCCATGTCGCTGGTCACCCATTCCATCCGCGAGCCGGGCGAGTACTCCTCCGGCACGCCGCTCACCGACAACCGTACCTGGCGGAAGAACGCCGCCCGGTTCAAGCAACTGGATGCACTGGCGCGCCGCGTCAACGCCTCCACCCAGGGAAGCCCCGAATGA
- a CDS encoding Smr/MutS family protein — MRLRYPAPMHEEDDDSALFRAAVGKVDPLRIDATPPPAKPRPRPAVRREAEPSGPGGMAGLLAESPDAVLLRGDASAFRRERVNARDWQRLRRGQFSAQDELDLHGANALEAELLVARFLGESRDAGFGCVRIVHGKGGADGVPVLKNLVDRLLRQRGEVLAFHSAPPAQGGTGALLVLLSRR, encoded by the coding sequence ATGCGGCTGCGGTACCCTGCGCCGATGCACGAGGAAGACGACGACTCCGCCCTGTTCCGCGCCGCGGTCGGCAAGGTCGATCCGCTGCGGATCGATGCCACCCCGCCGCCGGCCAAGCCGCGGCCGCGCCCCGCGGTGCGCCGCGAGGCCGAGCCGTCGGGTCCCGGCGGCATGGCCGGACTGCTCGCCGAGTCGCCCGATGCGGTGCTGTTGCGCGGCGATGCCAGCGCGTTCCGCCGCGAGCGGGTCAATGCGCGCGACTGGCAGCGGCTCCGCCGTGGCCAGTTCTCGGCCCAGGACGAGCTGGACCTGCACGGCGCCAACGCGCTGGAAGCCGAACTGCTGGTGGCTCGCTTCCTCGGCGAGTCGCGGGATGCCGGCTTCGGCTGCGTGCGCATCGTCCACGGCAAGGGCGGCGCCGACGGCGTGCCCGTGCTCAAGAACCTGGTCGACCGCCTGCTGCGCCAGCGCGGCGAGGTGCTGGCCTTCCATTCCGCGCCGCCGGCCCAGGGCGGCACCGGGGCCCTGCTGGTGCTGCTGTCCCGGCGCTGA
- the surE gene encoding 5'/3'-nucleotidase SurE, whose translation MRVLVSNDDGVDAPGIHALAQGLRDAGHEVYVVAPDRDRSGASNSLTLDLPIRVKRLDHYTCSVAGTPTDCVHLALTGMFEFEPDIVVSGINNTANLGDDVIYSGTVSAAMEGRFLGLPAVAVSLDTRNHEARHYATAARAAVEIVARLKSDPLPADTILNVNVPDLAWEALRGFEVTRLGNRHRAEACVAQADPRGRTVYWIGPAGPEQDAGPGTDFHAVRSGHISITPIHVDLTRYQALEKVAGWVGGLTESLASSDPEAAA comes from the coding sequence ATGCGCGTACTGGTTAGCAACGACGACGGCGTCGATGCCCCCGGCATCCACGCCCTGGCCCAGGGGCTGCGCGATGCCGGACACGAGGTCTACGTGGTGGCGCCCGACCGTGACCGGTCCGGCGCGAGCAATTCGCTCACCCTGGACCTGCCGATCCGGGTCAAGCGGCTGGACCACTACACCTGCTCCGTCGCCGGCACGCCGACCGACTGCGTGCACCTGGCCCTGACCGGCATGTTCGAGTTCGAGCCGGACATCGTGGTCTCCGGGATCAACAACACCGCCAACCTGGGCGACGACGTCATCTATTCCGGCACCGTCTCGGCGGCCATGGAAGGGCGTTTCCTGGGCCTGCCGGCGGTGGCGGTGTCGCTGGACACCCGCAACCACGAGGCCAGGCACTACGCGACCGCCGCGCGTGCCGCGGTGGAGATCGTGGCGCGGCTGAAGTCCGACCCGCTGCCGGCGGACACCATCCTCAACGTGAACGTCCCGGACCTGGCCTGGGAGGCCCTGCGCGGCTTCGAGGTCACCCGCCTGGGCAACCGCCACCGCGCCGAGGCCTGCGTGGCCCAGGCGGACCCGCGCGGCCGCACGGTGTACTGGATCGGTCCGGCCGGCCCGGAGCAGGACGCCGGCCCGGGCACCGACTTCCACGCCGTGCGCAGCGGACACATTTCCATTACCCCGATCCATGTCGACCTGACCCGCTACCAGGCGCTGGAGAAGGTCGCCGGCTGGGTCGGCGGGCTCACCGAATCGCTGGCCAGCAGCGACCCGGAGGCAGCGGCGTGA
- a CDS encoding protein-L-isoaspartate(D-aspartate) O-methyltransferase — translation MTPRLRLQPEVVGVGMTSQRVRDRLVQRLREGGANGGIVDENVLNAVRLVPRHLFVDEALASRAYEDTALPIGHGQTISQPWVVARMTEAVLAVQPKKVLEIGTGSGYQAAILAALGLEVYTVERIGELLRQARKRFRTLGMNIRSKHDDGRIGWPEHGPYDAIVVTAAAPALVEALLDQLAVGGMLVAPVGGASAQSLLQLVRQPDGSIQEQTLAPVVFVPLLAGTLD, via the coding sequence GTGACCCCGCGCCTGCGCCTGCAGCCGGAGGTGGTCGGCGTCGGCATGACCTCGCAGCGCGTGCGCGACCGCCTGGTCCAGCGCCTGCGCGAGGGTGGCGCCAACGGCGGCATCGTCGACGAGAACGTGCTCAACGCCGTGCGCCTGGTGCCGCGCCACCTGTTCGTGGACGAGGCCCTGGCCAGCCGTGCCTACGAGGACACCGCGCTGCCGATCGGCCATGGCCAGACCATCTCCCAGCCCTGGGTGGTGGCGCGCATGACCGAGGCGGTGCTGGCGGTGCAGCCGAAGAAGGTGCTGGAGATCGGCACCGGCTCCGGCTACCAGGCGGCGATCCTCGCCGCGCTGGGGCTGGAGGTGTACACCGTCGAGCGCATCGGCGAGCTGCTGCGGCAGGCGCGCAAGCGCTTCCGCACGCTGGGCATGAACATCCGCAGCAAGCACGACGACGGCCGCATCGGCTGGCCCGAGCATGGCCCGTACGACGCCATCGTGGTCACCGCCGCCGCCCCGGCCCTGGTCGAGGCGCTGCTGGACCAGCTGGCCGTCGGCGGCATGCTGGTCGCCCCGGTCGGCGGCGCCTCCGCGCAGTCGCTGCTGCAGCTGGTCAGGCAGCCCGACGGCTCCATCCAAGAACAGACGCTGGCGCCGGTGGTGTTCGTGCCCCTGCTGGCAGGAACCCTGGACTGA
- a CDS encoding YqaA family protein, translating to MQVFGPLYDRALRWASHPRAPTYLTVLSFIEAIIFPVMPEVMLAPMCVAQPKRGWWFATLSLAGSMVGAMVGYALGHFAFEAIKPLLAMMGMLPGIEAGIATVQAKMAESPWAVFWFLVLGGFMPIPMKVFTWASGIVGVPLLPYFLSMLVGRGKRVYLLAAAIRFGGARAAEALRRWIEPLGWVATALVAAVVAWLVWRAKFA from the coding sequence ATGCAGGTATTCGGCCCCCTCTACGACCGTGCCCTGCGCTGGGCTTCCCACCCGCGCGCCCCGACCTACCTGACCGTGCTGAGCTTCATCGAGGCCATCATCTTCCCGGTAATGCCGGAGGTGATGCTGGCGCCGATGTGCGTGGCCCAGCCCAAACGCGGCTGGTGGTTCGCCACCCTCAGCCTGGCCGGTTCGATGGTTGGCGCCATGGTGGGCTACGCCCTGGGCCACTTCGCCTTCGAGGCGATCAAGCCGCTGCTGGCGATGATGGGCATGCTGCCGGGCATCGAGGCGGGCATCGCCACGGTCCAGGCCAAGATGGCCGAGTCGCCCTGGGCGGTGTTCTGGTTCCTGGTGCTGGGCGGCTTCATGCCGATCCCGATGAAGGTCTTCACCTGGGCCTCGGGTATCGTCGGCGTACCGCTGCTGCCGTACTTCCTGAGCATGCTCGTCGGCCGTGGCAAGCGCGTGTACCTGCTGGCCGCGGCGATCCGCTTCGGCGGCGCGCGCGCCGCGGAGGCGCTGCGGCGTTGGATCGAGCCGCTGGGGTGGGTCGCGACCGCGCTGGTCGCCGCCGTGGTGGCCTGGCTTGTCTGGAGGGCAAAGTTCGCATGA
- a CDS encoding peptidoglycan DD-metalloendopeptidase family protein has translation MAMLAACGKSTVVRSPAAGSGTSGTSAAPSQGQPGASVVVQRGDTLYSIARRNNVTVADMARWNRLSAPYTIYPGQRLALGASSGSTASSGTSKPPAKGTTTIATGKPATPASSTGTTAGTTTTAPAPRPAAAPVASGIRWQWPAQGVTLSTYVEGNATRQGIDIGGSSGQAVNAAADGVVVYSGAGLVGYGELIIVKHNEQWLSAYGHNRKRLVSEGQAVKAGQQIAEMGRTGTDREKLHFEIRYNGKPVDPLLYLPKK, from the coding sequence ATGGCCATGCTTGCCGCGTGCGGCAAGAGCACCGTGGTGCGCAGTCCCGCGGCCGGCAGCGGCACCTCCGGCACCTCGGCCGCGCCGTCGCAGGGGCAGCCCGGTGCGAGCGTGGTCGTCCAGCGCGGCGACACGCTCTACTCGATCGCCCGGCGCAACAACGTCACCGTGGCCGACATGGCGCGCTGGAACCGCCTGTCGGCGCCGTACACGATCTATCCGGGCCAACGGCTGGCGCTGGGCGCCAGTTCCGGCAGCACGGCCTCGTCCGGGACCAGCAAGCCGCCGGCCAAGGGGACCACCACGATCGCCACCGGCAAGCCGGCGACCCCGGCGTCCTCGACCGGAACCACGGCCGGCACCACCACCACGGCTCCGGCCCCGCGTCCGGCCGCCGCCCCGGTGGCCAGCGGCATCCGTTGGCAGTGGCCGGCCCAGGGCGTAACCCTCAGCACCTACGTCGAGGGCAACGCCACCCGCCAAGGCATCGACATCGGCGGCAGCAGCGGCCAGGCGGTCAATGCCGCCGCCGACGGCGTGGTGGTGTATTCCGGCGCCGGCCTGGTGGGCTATGGCGAGCTGATCATCGTCAAGCACAACGAGCAGTGGCTGTCGGCCTACGGCCACAACCGCAAGCGCCTGGTCAGCGAAGGCCAGGCGGTGAAGGCCGGTCAGCAGATCGCCGAGATGGGCCGCACCGGCACCGACCGCGAGAAGCTGCACTTCGAGATCCGCTACAACGGCAAGCCGGTCGATCCGCTGCTGTACCTGCCGAAGAAGTAA
- a CDS encoding Mth938-like domain-containing protein: protein MQLSHERPDYGFVLRGADARSARVNDQLLTRSFAIAPDRLLEDWDAPASAAALEPAHLAPLLDLQPELVVLGTGERQVFPPAAALAACLTRGVGIEAMDNAAAARTYNVLAGEGRRVVVALLLG from the coding sequence ATGCAGCTCAGCCACGAACGTCCGGACTACGGCTTCGTCCTGCGCGGCGCCGATGCCCGCAGCGCCCGGGTCAACGACCAGCTGCTGACCCGCAGTTTCGCCATCGCCCCCGACCGCCTGCTGGAGGACTGGGACGCCCCGGCCTCGGCCGCGGCCCTGGAGCCGGCCCACCTGGCCCCGCTGCTGGACCTGCAGCCGGAGCTGGTCGTGCTTGGCACCGGCGAGCGCCAGGTGTTCCCGCCCGCCGCCGCGCTGGCCGCCTGCCTGACCCGCGGGGTCGGCATCGAGGCCATGGACAACGCCGCTGCTGCCCGCACCTACAACGTCCTCGCCGGCGAAGGCCGCCGCGTGGTGGTGGCGCTGCTGCTGGGTTGA
- the yhbY gene encoding ribosome assembly RNA-binding protein YhbY, producing MPVVLTSAQNRFLRGQAHGLKALMQVGGKGITPALVAELDQVLERHELVKVKVGAEDREARDAMIDALASQTGAALVQRIGHTATLYRPSKESPQIVLPRA from the coding sequence ATGCCAGTTGTCCTGACCTCCGCCCAGAACCGCTTCCTCCGTGGCCAGGCCCATGGCCTCAAGGCCCTGATGCAGGTCGGCGGCAAGGGCATCACCCCGGCCCTGGTGGCCGAACTGGACCAGGTCCTGGAGCGACACGAGCTGGTCAAGGTGAAGGTCGGCGCCGAGGACCGCGAGGCCCGGGACGCCATGATCGACGCGCTGGCCAGCCAGACCGGCGCGGCCCTGGTGCAGCGGATCGGCCATACCGCCACCCTGTACCGCCCCTCGAAGGAATCGCCGCAGATCGTGCTGCCGCGCGCGTAA